In Mongoliitalea daihaiensis, one DNA window encodes the following:
- a CDS encoding PAS domain-containing response regulator yields the protein MLKDSKEYKILVVDDNKGDRVLIEAYLEDTVLLPKISEAESYKAAKKILENSSLLFDVILLDLGLPDLSGEELIKSMIKLFPKTPIIVLTGYPDVDFSRKSLKLGVSDYLLKDELNSPSLYKSIVYSIERKKATNQLIRSEKRYRDLFQLSPMPIWVFEEQTLRFLAVNNATIQTYGYSNEEFMDMKITQIKHQDDIPLLETALKASKKSTRMNLSGVFKHKKKNGELMEVEVYTNDIEFNGKSAKIVLINDITFKARYIEAIETQNEKLKEIAWIQSHVVRAPLSRMMGLIGLLELEEESDNLSADQKELVQFIKDSAGELDGIIREITIKTEQIKID from the coding sequence ATGTTGAAAGATAGCAAAGAATATAAAATTCTTGTGGTAGATGACAATAAAGGAGACCGTGTCTTGATTGAGGCATATTTAGAAGACACAGTGCTGCTTCCAAAAATATCTGAAGCCGAATCTTACAAAGCAGCAAAGAAAATCTTAGAAAATTCCAGCCTACTTTTTGACGTTATTTTATTGGATTTAGGGCTACCCGATCTAAGTGGAGAAGAGTTGATCAAATCGATGATAAAATTGTTTCCCAAAACACCGATCATAGTTCTTACTGGCTATCCCGATGTAGACTTTAGTAGGAAATCATTAAAGCTCGGAGTTTCAGATTATTTGCTTAAAGATGAGCTCAATTCTCCTAGCTTGTATAAAAGTATTGTTTACTCTATCGAGCGTAAAAAAGCTACAAACCAACTAATACGGTCTGAAAAGAGATATCGTGATCTTTTTCAATTATCTCCAATGCCTATTTGGGTGTTTGAAGAACAAACCTTGAGGTTTTTAGCTGTCAATAATGCGACTATTCAAACCTATGGATATTCCAACGAGGAGTTTATGGATATGAAAATCACCCAAATCAAACATCAAGATGATATTCCCCTATTAGAAACTGCACTTAAAGCCAGTAAAAAAAGCACTAGAATGAACCTCAGTGGGGTTTTTAAACACAAAAAAAAGAATGGTGAATTAATGGAGGTTGAAGTCTATACCAATGATATAGAATTTAATGGGAAAAGCGCAAAAATTGTTCTGATTAACGATATCACTTTTAAGGCACGCTATATTGAAGCAATCGAAACTCAAAATGAAAAATTAAAAGAAATTGCCTGGATTCAATCTCATGTCGTTCGTGCACCATTATCCCGTATGATGGGACTTATCGGGTTGCTTGAATTGGAAGAAGAATCCGATAATCTTTCTGCTGATCAAAAAGAACTCGTTCAATTTATCAAAGATTCAGCAGGAGAATTGGATGGAATTATCCGAGAGATTACCATCAAAACCGAACAGATAAAAATTGACTAA
- a CDS encoding response regulator codes for MNFDILIVDDRDIDLMLLSRIVKKVFKDYQPWEYMSGIDALKEIHESTQLKDTILVLLDINMPSFSGWDFLEMLNENLPARTVHVCIVTSSVNISDKKLAEKYPQVFNFLEKPVTLQDMEQLVSNESIFRKS; via the coding sequence ATGAATTTTGACATACTAATTGTAGATGATAGAGATATTGATTTGATGTTACTCAGTAGGATTGTAAAAAAGGTCTTTAAAGACTATCAACCATGGGAGTATATGTCCGGAATCGACGCATTAAAAGAAATCCACGAAAGCACTCAACTAAAAGATACTATCCTTGTACTATTGGATATCAATATGCCCAGTTTCTCTGGCTGGGATTTTTTGGAAATGCTCAATGAAAACTTACCAGCAAGAACAGTACATGTCTGTATTGTTACTTCATCGGTAAATATCTCAGACAAAAAATTAGCTGAAAAGTATCCCCAAGTATTTAACTTTTTAGAAAAACCAGTTACTCTACAAGATATGGAACAACTTGTTTCCAATGAATCCATATTTAGAAAAAGTTAA
- a CDS encoding globin family protein, translating into MKNVKFWLLGILGTGLVLFSSCSDDDGSAPMLDESFYAQQLGGETKVPDPMNPGQMIEQGFLNLRTVVMNTVTTIATNEGGTYNALQPYFSVLLNEVGRGETTGLNILVMDFAKFLAEATGSKNFSYNGLDMVAAHDPARNPRMNGLVNNADYDLFIQAVVEGAGQAGITDNTVLGPVGQLLESLRQPIVQRASNENLDLYTRLGGSGLVDDPDNPGQLIEAGYIPLRAVVTETVMVIATNEGRKYEDLLPAFSVLLAEVGANNSSGFGMLVTGFSDFLAQAIGSQNIRYVGLNMADAHNPLVNPRMTGVVTESDYDLFIEAVVEAALNLEVPMSVIEEFGGLLTSQGLRSAIVQG; encoded by the coding sequence ATGAAAAACGTAAAATTTTGGTTACTCGGAATTTTAGGAACAGGACTAGTGCTTTTCAGTTCCTGTTCAGATGATGATGGTTCCGCTCCTATGCTGGACGAATCATTTTATGCGCAGCAATTAGGAGGGGAAACTAAAGTACCAGACCCTATGAATCCTGGCCAGATGATTGAACAAGGGTTTTTGAACCTTAGGACTGTAGTAATGAACACAGTTACGACAATCGCTACCAATGAAGGAGGTACATACAATGCTTTGCAACCATATTTTTCTGTTCTTTTAAATGAGGTGGGACGAGGAGAAACAACAGGGTTAAATATTTTAGTAATGGATTTTGCTAAATTTTTAGCAGAGGCTACAGGTTCGAAAAATTTCTCTTACAATGGTTTGGATATGGTAGCCGCTCATGATCCTGCGAGAAACCCTCGGATGAATGGTTTGGTCAACAATGCAGACTATGATCTATTTATTCAAGCGGTGGTAGAAGGTGCAGGGCAGGCAGGTATTACAGATAATACTGTTTTAGGACCTGTTGGGCAACTTTTAGAATCCTTGAGACAACCCATTGTACAAAGAGCATCCAATGAAAACTTGGATTTGTATACCCGTCTAGGAGGATCTGGATTGGTGGATGATCCCGATAATCCTGGTCAGTTGATTGAAGCAGGATATATTCCATTGAGAGCTGTGGTAACAGAAACTGTGATGGTGATAGCTACCAACGAAGGAAGAAAGTATGAAGATTTACTTCCAGCATTTTCGGTACTTCTTGCAGAAGTTGGAGCGAATAATTCATCAGGATTTGGAATGTTGGTTACAGGATTCAGTGATTTTTTGGCCCAAGCTATTGGTTCACAAAATATCCGATATGTAGGTTTAAATATGGCGGATGCCCATAATCCTTTGGTAAATCCGCGGATGACTGGAGTTGTTACGGAATCAGATTATGATTTGTTTATAGAGGCGGTGGTAGAAGCAGCGCTTAATCTAGAAGTTCCGATGAGTGTAATCGAGGAATTTGGTGGTTTGTTGACAAGTCAAGGACTTCGTTCGGCGATTGTGCAGGGGTAA
- a CDS encoding heavy-metal-associated domain-containing protein, giving the protein MKIQFYALPRTSLQMDKVMIKRIVIGLTAVFFVMIATLAVHIYMVTRPAPGAISTITMGRIDFHDSLDSLQSHQILNQTRTLEGVKDVRMNRSDGFLICLYDRNKWSGEELTDWIVNEFTVSASFFRPSEELLAQSCPAIDKTSLTYQLGAFFQRIFESKH; this is encoded by the coding sequence TTGAAAATCCAATTCTATGCTTTGCCTCGTACATCCCTGCAAATGGACAAAGTTATGATCAAGCGAATTGTTATTGGCCTTACAGCTGTCTTCTTTGTAATGATAGCTACGCTTGCCGTGCACATTTACATGGTAACTAGGCCTGCACCGGGTGCGATTAGTACTATTACAATGGGAAGGATAGATTTTCATGATTCCCTTGACTCCTTGCAATCACATCAAATCCTAAATCAAACCAGAACATTGGAAGGTGTCAAAGATGTCAGGATGAATAGATCTGATGGCTTTTTAATTTGTCTGTATGACCGGAACAAATGGTCTGGAGAGGAATTGACGGACTGGATAGTGAATGAATTTACTGTTTCTGCCAGTTTTTTTAGACCCAGCGAAGAGTTACTTGCACAATCTTGTCCTGCCATTGATAAGACTTCATTGACTTATCAGTTAGGAGCATTTTTTCAGCGCATTTTCGAAAGCAAACACTAA
- a CDS encoding tetratricopeptide repeat protein: MKTPIVFALICISFLSGCMGSFSEGERLFRSGKYHEAVDEFSKVLFLHVTDINTLHLRARAFEELQEWSKAEEDYRSILKLDPNHAQAFAGLGKIHWEQERFREAENFYLLAAKNDPEDFDILFQLGQALLKNKKYHSADEFLQLAKEINDKHPLVYFYQGMARTQIGDLLGAAGSFNMCLKYDPDNLIATYNRGLVRMTIGYLSWAMEDFNRVLEAKPEHTEALARRGATKILLRDPTGCQDLQKAAIQGSIFAQLQIENC; encoded by the coding sequence ATGAAGACACCAATTGTTTTTGCTTTAATTTGTATTTCCTTTCTTTCAGGATGTATGGGGAGTTTTTCAGAAGGAGAACGTTTATTCAGGTCGGGTAAATACCATGAGGCTGTAGATGAATTTTCTAAGGTTCTATTTCTGCACGTAACAGATATCAACACTTTGCACTTAAGAGCACGTGCTTTTGAAGAACTACAGGAGTGGTCTAAAGCGGAAGAGGACTATCGAAGTATCCTCAAGTTAGACCCCAATCATGCACAGGCTTTTGCTGGTTTAGGAAAAATACATTGGGAGCAAGAGCGGTTTCGAGAGGCAGAAAACTTTTATTTGCTTGCGGCTAAAAATGATCCCGAGGACTTTGATATACTTTTTCAACTAGGTCAAGCCTTACTTAAAAACAAAAAGTATCACAGTGCAGATGAGTTCTTGCAATTGGCAAAAGAAATTAACGATAAACACCCTCTTGTCTATTTCTATCAAGGAATGGCTCGCACCCAAATTGGAGATTTACTAGGTGCAGCAGGATCATTTAACATGTGTTTGAAATATGATCCCGACAACCTCATCGCTACCTATAACCGAGGCTTGGTCCGAATGACCATAGGATACTTGAGTTGGGCAATGGAAGACTTCAATCGGGTATTGGAAGCAAAGCCAGAGCATACAGAAGCATTGGCCAGAAGAGGTGCAACCAAAATACTCTTAAGAGATCCAACCGGTTGTCAGGACTTACAGAAAGCAGCCATTCAAGGAAGTATATTTGCACAGTTGCAGATTGAAAATTGTTAA
- a CDS encoding ATP-grasp domain-containing protein, protein MKLAVITYQDRGSYAVEAVPDEDQLLSLLLDQLNISYRFEVWSDNSVNWKQYDALLLKSPWDYFDYFEDFKGWCQNIQDLGIPVWNDLNTVLWNSDKKYLLDIKKAGLGIVSTTWIAKGSMTVLEDIIQASDEQQQFVIKPAISGGSKNTLKFHVSEWGAIQSQISEWIQQEAYLLQPFVPEIAEIGEYSYIFFNGEFSHALVKKASAGEFRVQHFFGGTIHPFEPSLEELTQIKTYVDTFAQDTLYARVDGVWRAGEFLLMELELIEPYLFLFTHPKALENYKSALQKRLV, encoded by the coding sequence ATGAAACTCGCAGTAATTACCTATCAAGATAGAGGATCCTATGCCGTGGAAGCGGTTCCCGATGAAGATCAACTTCTGAGCTTATTATTAGACCAATTGAATATTTCGTATCGATTTGAGGTGTGGTCGGATAATTCGGTCAACTGGAAGCAATACGATGCTTTATTGCTTAAATCTCCTTGGGATTATTTTGACTATTTTGAAGATTTTAAGGGTTGGTGTCAAAATATTCAAGACTTAGGTATCCCTGTTTGGAATGATTTGAATACAGTGTTATGGAATTCAGATAAGAAATACTTACTAGATATTAAGAAAGCGGGCTTAGGAATTGTCTCGACTACATGGATTGCGAAAGGTTCGATGACAGTTTTAGAGGATATCATACAAGCTTCAGACGAACAGCAACAATTTGTGATCAAACCAGCTATCAGTGGTGGCTCCAAAAATACCTTGAAGTTTCATGTGAGTGAATGGGGTGCTATCCAATCCCAAATTTCTGAATGGATTCAACAAGAAGCATATTTATTACAGCCTTTTGTGCCAGAGATCGCAGAGATAGGGGAGTATTCCTATATCTTCTTTAATGGGGAGTTTTCACATGCTTTGGTGAAAAAGGCAAGTGCGGGAGAGTTTAGAGTACAGCATTTTTTCGGTGGGACAATTCATCCTTTTGAGCCAAGTTTGGAAGAACTAACTCAAATTAAGACTTATGTAGATACATTCGCCCAAGACACATTATATGCACGGGTAGATGGTGTTTGGAGAGCAGGGGAGTTTTTGTTAATGGAGCTGGAATTGATAGAACCTTATTTGTTTTTATTCACCCATCCAAAAGCGTTAGAAAATTATAAATCAGCTTTGCAAAAACGATTGGTTTAA
- a CDS encoding polyprenol monophosphomannose synthase yields MKKEKLVIIPTFNESENIEDIIHAVMALEGDFELLIIDDNSPDGTANQVKVLQHEFQDRLHLIVRKGKNGLGTAYLEGFHYAIVNGYHYIFEMDADFSHNPQDLIRLYNACAVDGYDLAIGSRYITGVNVVNWPMTRVLMSFFASKYVQMITGMPIKDATAGFKCYKVEVLKSIRLEKIKFVGYAFQIEMKFKTWKLGFKIKEVPIIFTDRTKGTSKMSTKIFKEAVFGVIHMKIRSWFFKYKPNQT; encoded by the coding sequence ATGAAAAAGGAAAAACTCGTCATCATCCCAACTTTTAATGAATCCGAAAACATTGAGGACATCATTCATGCCGTCATGGCATTGGAGGGGGACTTTGAGTTGCTCATCATTGATGATAACTCTCCTGATGGCACTGCTAACCAAGTCAAGGTTTTACAACATGAATTCCAGGATCGTTTGCACTTAATTGTCAGAAAGGGCAAAAACGGACTAGGAACTGCCTATTTAGAAGGATTTCACTACGCCATCGTAAATGGCTACCACTATATTTTTGAGATGGATGCAGACTTCAGCCATAATCCTCAAGATCTTATTCGATTGTACAATGCTTGCGCGGTAGATGGTTATGACCTTGCCATAGGCTCTCGATACATCACAGGTGTCAATGTGGTCAATTGGCCAATGACTCGAGTATTGATGTCTTTTTTTGCAAGCAAATATGTTCAAATGATTACCGGCATGCCTATCAAGGATGCAACAGCAGGTTTCAAGTGTTACAAAGTTGAGGTATTGAAATCCATCCGCTTGGAAAAAATCAAATTTGTAGGATATGCATTCCAAATTGAAATGAAATTCAAGACATGGAAATTAGGATTCAAAATTAAAGAAGTACCCATCATTTTTACTGATAGGACCAAAGGCACTTCAAAAATGAGCACTAAAATTTTCAAGGAAGCCGTCTTTGGCGTTATTCACATGAAAATCAGAAGTTGGTTTTTTAAATATAAACCTAATCAAACCTGA
- a CDS encoding ABC transporter permease produces MNLSYFISKRISFQRSGGFTGTIHRIAVASVAIGLAISMISFMILGGFQQEISQKVYGFTGHFQVTKFMSGNAFEEIPTSIDTDFYTNYTQLDFIDRVQGYAHKPGLLKGDNEVEGVLLKGVTPSFDSVAFLPSMVEGRFIHFQDSSASNEIIISKRISNKLLISTGDRITMYFVQDPPRFRRFEVVGVYETFLENFDDKIIIGDIQTIRNLNGWSEDQVGGFEVFVKSIRNLDEQAEELSQRLDFDLKLTDVKNKYAEIFDWLELLNNNVYIFLGLICFVAAFNMVSILFILIMERTQMIGILKALGGRNTQIRRIFIWNGVRIIGRGLLIGNGIALVFGFLQSYFSLIPLDPENYYMNTVPIYWNLPVFLILNLVVLVVTTLVLFIPAIVISNIQPIKSIRFD; encoded by the coding sequence TTGAACCTATCGTATTTCATTTCTAAAAGAATCAGTTTTCAGCGTTCAGGTGGCTTTACTGGGACGATCCATAGAATTGCAGTTGCTTCGGTGGCGATAGGTTTGGCTATTTCTATGATTTCCTTTATGATCTTAGGTGGTTTTCAACAGGAAATCTCTCAAAAGGTCTATGGGTTTACAGGGCATTTTCAAGTAACCAAATTCATGTCAGGCAATGCCTTCGAGGAGATCCCTACGTCTATTGATACTGATTTTTATACGAATTACACCCAATTAGACTTCATTGATCGGGTACAAGGCTATGCACACAAACCGGGATTGCTGAAAGGAGACAATGAAGTTGAGGGCGTCTTATTGAAAGGTGTTACCCCAAGCTTTGATAGTGTTGCGTTCTTGCCTTCGATGGTCGAAGGAAGATTTATTCATTTTCAAGATTCGAGTGCGAGTAATGAAATTATTATTAGTAAGCGTATTTCCAATAAGTTACTTATAAGCACTGGGGATAGGATTACCATGTATTTTGTGCAGGATCCCCCACGATTTAGGAGGTTTGAAGTAGTAGGGGTGTACGAAACTTTTTTAGAAAATTTTGATGATAAGATTATCATCGGTGATATTCAAACCATTCGAAACCTCAATGGATGGAGTGAAGATCAGGTGGGTGGTTTTGAAGTATTTGTTAAAAGTATTAGAAATCTTGACGAACAAGCAGAGGAACTCAGTCAGCGTCTGGACTTTGATTTGAAGTTGACGGATGTAAAAAATAAATATGCAGAAATTTTTGATTGGTTGGAGCTATTAAATAACAATGTATATATCTTTTTGGGCTTAATATGCTTTGTAGCGGCTTTCAACATGGTTTCGATCTTATTTATTCTGATCATGGAGCGAACACAAATGATAGGTATATTAAAGGCACTGGGAGGCCGAAATACACAGATCCGAAGAATTTTTATTTGGAATGGTGTTAGGATCATTGGGAGAGGCCTGCTTATCGGTAATGGTATTGCCCTTGTCTTTGGCTTTTTACAGAGCTATTTTTCACTGATCCCTCTGGATCCTGAAAATTATTACATGAATACTGTACCTATTTATTGGAATTTGCCTGTATTCCTCATATTAAACCTTGTGGTGTTGGTTGTGACAACGCTGGTTCTGTTTATCCCTGCGATTGTGATTTCCAACATTCAACCGATCAAATCCATCAGGTTTGATTAG
- a CDS encoding exo-beta-N-acetylmuramidase NamZ family protein, whose amino-acid sequence MNLFKITILSLFLLLPVFQGAQPMQKAMNSNTLSGILTAAEQPNLYLPKLAGKRIGLVVNQTAVLESKNGMHLVDYLMMEGLNVVKVFVPEHGFRGDADAGEVINSEIDKNTGLPIVSLYGDNKKPKPEQLQDVDIIIYDLQDVGVRFYTYISTMHYVMEACAEQRKPMLIFDRPNPNGNYIDGPVLKKGFESFVGMHPIPVVHGLTVGELAHMINGEGWLKNQVKASIEVIPVKNWKRTDSYSLPIKPSPNLPNDLSIRLYPSLCYFEGTDVSLGRGTYYPFQMYGYPDPKFGDFTFTPVSIVGMSKSPPQQNKLCYGVDLREESLDHQFTLQYLLHAYGISGKKEKFFNNFFDKLAGTDQLRKDILAGKSENEIRTSWQSDLAAYKAMREKYLLYE is encoded by the coding sequence ATGAACCTATTCAAAATAACAATTCTTTCTCTTTTTTTACTGCTACCTGTATTTCAAGGGGCCCAACCGATGCAAAAGGCAATGAACTCAAATACTTTATCAGGTATTTTGACAGCTGCTGAGCAACCTAATCTTTATCTCCCCAAACTAGCGGGTAAAAGAATTGGGTTAGTTGTCAATCAAACAGCGGTATTGGAAAGTAAAAATGGTATGCATTTAGTGGACTACCTAATGATGGAGGGGTTGAATGTGGTAAAAGTATTTGTTCCTGAGCACGGATTCAGAGGTGATGCTGATGCAGGTGAAGTTATCAATTCTGAGATCGACAAAAATACCGGGCTCCCAATCGTTTCTCTTTATGGAGACAATAAAAAACCCAAACCTGAACAGCTTCAGGATGTAGATATTATTATCTATGATCTCCAAGATGTAGGTGTTCGCTTTTATACCTACATAAGCACCATGCATTATGTAATGGAAGCTTGTGCGGAGCAGCGCAAGCCCATGCTCATTTTTGACAGACCCAATCCGAACGGCAACTATATAGATGGTCCAGTGCTAAAAAAAGGCTTTGAAAGTTTTGTAGGGATGCATCCCATCCCTGTCGTTCACGGGCTGACCGTGGGTGAATTGGCACACATGATCAATGGAGAAGGTTGGCTTAAAAATCAAGTAAAAGCATCTATAGAGGTCATTCCTGTGAAAAACTGGAAAAGAACAGACTCCTACAGCCTGCCCATCAAACCATCACCCAATCTCCCAAATGATCTATCCATTAGGTTATACCCTTCCTTGTGCTATTTTGAAGGTACTGATGTATCCTTAGGAAGAGGAACATACTACCCCTTCCAGATGTATGGATATCCAGATCCAAAATTTGGTGACTTCACATTTACACCAGTAAGTATCGTGGGCATGTCCAAAAGTCCACCTCAACAGAATAAACTTTGCTACGGTGTAGACCTACGTGAGGAATCATTAGACCATCAATTCACCCTCCAATACCTCTTGCATGCTTATGGAATTTCGGGCAAAAAAGAGAAGTTTTTCAATAACTTCTTTGATAAACTCGCAGGTACCGATCAACTCCGAAAAGACATTTTGGCTGGAAAATCTGAAAATGAAATCCGTACTTCCTGGCAATCAGATCTTGCTGCGTATAAAGCAATGCGGGAGAAGTATTTGCTATATGAGTGA